A genomic segment from Nocardia cyriacigeorgica GUH-2 encodes:
- a CDS encoding prephenate dehydrogenase encodes MTGDQQAPVCVLGTGLIGGSLLRAAVGAGFEAWGYNRSEAGAEAARADGFDVTGDLPAVLTRAAQTDALIVVAVPMPAVDQMLSAVATFAPECALTDVVSVKAPVAAAVQRHGLAARFVGGHPMAGTSQSGWAATDPTLFQGAAWAVGVDAGTHQQPWTRVVRLALACGSVVVPVVSEEHDRAVARISHLPHVLAEALALAGAGGGELALGLAAGSFRDGTRVAGTAPDLVRAICEPNASALLEVLDETLTVLSAAREVLAEDGSLADLTEAGHDARQRYYTAERWEISGIRPGDQDWLEQLREAGQRGGVITRLD; translated from the coding sequence GTGACTGGTGACCAGCAAGCACCCGTATGCGTTCTCGGGACCGGGTTGATCGGCGGATCGCTGCTGCGCGCGGCGGTCGGCGCCGGATTCGAAGCCTGGGGATACAACCGGTCGGAAGCGGGTGCCGAGGCCGCTCGCGCGGACGGGTTCGACGTCACCGGCGACCTGCCTGCGGTGCTGACCCGGGCCGCGCAGACCGATGCGCTGATCGTGGTCGCGGTGCCGATGCCCGCGGTGGATCAGATGCTGTCGGCGGTCGCCACATTCGCACCGGAATGCGCGTTGACCGATGTGGTGAGCGTGAAAGCGCCGGTCGCGGCGGCGGTCCAGCGGCACGGGCTGGCAGCGCGCTTCGTCGGCGGGCATCCGATGGCGGGTACCTCGCAGTCCGGCTGGGCGGCAACTGATCCCACCCTGTTCCAGGGCGCGGCCTGGGCCGTCGGCGTCGACGCCGGTACGCACCAGCAGCCGTGGACCCGGGTGGTCCGACTGGCACTGGCCTGCGGCTCGGTGGTCGTTCCGGTGGTTTCCGAGGAGCACGACCGCGCGGTAGCCCGCATCTCGCACCTGCCGCATGTGCTGGCCGAGGCGTTGGCGCTGGCCGGCGCGGGCGGTGGTGAGCTGGCCCTCGGGCTGGCCGCGGGCTCGTTCCGGGACGGCACCCGGGTCGCGGGGACAGCGCCCGACCTGGTGCGTGCGATCTGTGAACCCAACGCGTCGGCGCTGCTGGAGGTGCTCGACGAAACGCTGACGGTGTTGAGCGCGGCTCGCGAGGTGCTGGCCGAGGACGGATCGCTGGCTGATCTCACCGAGGCCGGGCACGATGCGCGTCAGCGGTATTACACGGCCGAGCGCTGGGAGATCAGCGGTATCCGGCCGGGTGATCAGGACTGGTTGGAGCAGTTGCGGGAGGCCGGGCAGCGCGGTGGGGTGATCACGCGGCTGGACTGA
- a CDS encoding tRNA adenosine deaminase-associated protein, translated as MAAQRSGGNRAASDDFDDVEGFAVAVVREDGTWRCSPLSSAALTSLAAAEDELKALRSSGAVFGLLDVDDEFFIVVRPAPAGTRLLVSDATAAIDYDIAADVLEALNVEIPDIDPDELDEVDPWEEGDLGVLADLGLPEPVFSVILAETDLYPDEQLGMIAQRLGFANELSAVLDKLPR; from the coding sequence ATGGCAGCACAGCGCTCGGGCGGGAACAGGGCGGCGTCGGACGATTTCGACGACGTGGAAGGTTTCGCGGTAGCCGTTGTCCGTGAAGACGGCACCTGGCGGTGTAGTCCGCTGAGTTCGGCCGCGCTCACCAGCCTGGCCGCGGCCGAGGACGAGCTCAAGGCCCTGCGCAGCTCGGGCGCGGTATTCGGCCTGCTCGACGTCGACGACGAGTTCTTCATCGTGGTGCGTCCGGCCCCCGCCGGCACCCGGCTGCTGGTGTCGGATGCGACCGCCGCGATCGATTACGACATCGCCGCCGACGTGCTCGAGGCGCTGAACGTGGAGATCCCCGATATCGATCCGGACGAATTGGACGAAGTGGATCCGTGGGAGGAAGGCGATCTCGGTGTGCTCGCCGACCTCGGCCTGCCCGAGCCGGTCTTCAGCGTCATCCTCGCCGAGACCGACCTGTACCCCGACGAGCAACTCGGCATGATCGCCCAGCGCCTCGGCTTCGCCAACGAGCTGTCGGCCGTGCTGGACAAACTGCCGCGCTGA
- a CDS encoding nucleoside deaminase, with translation MVRAAIEAARGADPRDVPVGAVVFDADGRELARAANAREALGDPTAHAEVLALRQAAQIHGDGWRLEGATLAVTLEPCTMCAGALVLARVGRLIFGAWEPKTGAVGSLWDVVRDRRLNHRPEVRGGILEPECAALLDAFFHSQR, from the coding sequence ATGGTCCGTGCCGCGATCGAAGCCGCCCGCGGCGCCGATCCGCGCGACGTCCCTGTGGGCGCAGTCGTCTTCGACGCCGACGGCCGCGAACTGGCCCGCGCCGCCAATGCCAGAGAGGCGCTCGGCGACCCGACTGCACACGCCGAGGTCCTCGCCCTGCGTCAGGCCGCGCAGATCCACGGCGACGGCTGGCGGCTGGAAGGCGCCACCCTCGCCGTCACCCTCGAGCCCTGCACCATGTGCGCGGGCGCCCTGGTGCTGGCCCGCGTCGGCCGCCTGATCTTCGGCGCCTGGGAACCCAAAACCGGCGCCGTCGGCTCCCTCTGGGACGTGGTCCGCGACCGCCGCCTCAACCACCGCCCCGAAGTCCGCGGCGGCATCCTCGAACCCGAATGCGCCGCCCTCCTCGACGCCTTCTTCCACTCCCAACGTTGA
- a CDS encoding AraC family transcriptional regulator, which produces MRYSELTVASTAVWTEVTDHFLTAEHRYRDPANWWSRITVQESSGYTLLRAQQRGDHLMNRIRSHIQRGPTDHCWIVFPEHGEYVIQQPDRLTRVPPHHGFVLELDRTCRVLLPGSTAHALLLPRAQLEQRLPAGSSSEAVLDMSSGLGRVVLNMLATTLAAQSTLTTLEFDAICDRVTELLCLMLIGDVGPQPSHVAETVDAIRAFVRANLGSGDVRLPAVARALGWSPRQLRLVLHQTGITYRDLRRTEALRAARELLARPGPLSIAEVAARCGFTSAGFSTAFKSEYGETPRNFRRRRLSEEFAVSPPGV; this is translated from the coding sequence ATGCGGTACTCCGAGCTGACCGTAGCGAGCACAGCGGTGTGGACCGAGGTCACCGACCATTTCCTGACCGCCGAGCACCGGTACCGTGATCCGGCCAACTGGTGGTCGCGGATCACGGTGCAGGAATCCTCGGGCTACACCCTGCTGCGCGCACAGCAGCGCGGCGATCACCTGATGAACCGCATCCGCTCCCATATCCAGCGCGGACCGACCGATCACTGCTGGATCGTGTTCCCCGAGCACGGCGAATACGTCATCCAGCAGCCCGATCGGCTCACCCGGGTACCGCCGCACCACGGGTTCGTCCTCGAACTGGACCGGACGTGCCGGGTGCTGCTGCCCGGCTCGACGGCGCATGCGCTGCTGCTGCCCCGCGCACAGCTCGAGCAGCGACTGCCCGCCGGCAGCAGCTCAGAGGCGGTGCTGGACATGTCATCGGGGCTGGGCCGGGTGGTGTTGAACATGCTCGCCACCACGCTCGCCGCGCAATCGACCCTGACGACGCTGGAATTCGACGCCATCTGTGACCGGGTCACCGAGCTGCTGTGCTTGATGCTCATCGGCGACGTCGGCCCACAGCCGTCGCATGTGGCCGAAACCGTCGACGCCATCCGAGCATTCGTGCGAGCGAACCTCGGCTCCGGTGATGTCCGGCTGCCCGCGGTCGCTCGCGCGCTCGGCTGGTCGCCGAGGCAACTTCGGCTGGTGCTGCATCAGACGGGGATCACCTATCGAGATCTACGGCGGACCGAGGCTCTGCGCGCCGCCCGGGAGCTGCTTGCGCGTCCGGGGCCGCTATCCATTGCCGAGGTCGCGGCACGCTGCGGGTTCACCAGCGCCGGGTTCTCGACGGCGTTCAAATCCGAGTACGGCGAAACGCCACGGAACTTCCGGCGGCGGCGACTGTCCGAGGAGTTTGCTGTGAGCCCGCCCGGTGTGTGA
- a CDS encoding cytochrome P450 family protein → MTESLIQLPTAGEPVIDTFDRMIRTGPIVPYELPGGVRAWMAVSHQAVSEVLAGDGTLFSKNTRNCPAMHDGTIPADWPLRVLTDADHLLNMDGNDHMRMRRAIARAFTPARVAQLEPRIQQLTNDLIDKFADQPEVDLVDSFTMPLPVAVICELFGVPTSDRPKFRGWTAALISHNSTGEQTQAAMQEMVGYLSGLVADKHSDPGDDLTSDLVRAQPEHGLADAELVEMLWIIIVAGHETTMHLLGNAVVALYTYPEQLAAARAGDRWAEVVEETLRYRNAACAMFNRYALRDVRIAGVDIPAGAIVGWYAGVGRDPQKYPDADVFDLDRDHSDQLGFGRGPHFCLGAHLARLESRIALATLFGRFPDLRLACDPTEIPYAPQFMTNGPLCVPVQLQPAD, encoded by the coding sequence ATGACCGAGTCCCTCATCCAGCTGCCCACCGCTGGCGAACCCGTTATCGACACCTTCGACCGGATGATCCGCACCGGGCCCATCGTCCCCTACGAACTGCCGGGCGGGGTTCGGGCTTGGATGGCGGTGAGCCATCAAGCGGTGAGCGAGGTCCTGGCCGGTGACGGAACACTGTTCAGCAAGAACACCAGGAACTGTCCCGCGATGCACGACGGGACCATCCCGGCCGACTGGCCGCTGCGCGTACTGACCGACGCCGACCACCTGCTCAACATGGACGGCAACGACCACATGCGGATGCGCCGGGCCATCGCCCGCGCCTTCACCCCCGCACGCGTCGCCCAGCTCGAACCGCGCATCCAGCAGCTCACCAACGACCTGATCGACAAGTTCGCCGACCAGCCGGAGGTCGATCTCGTCGACAGCTTCACCATGCCGCTGCCGGTCGCGGTCATCTGCGAACTCTTCGGGGTGCCCACCAGCGACCGGCCGAAGTTCCGGGGCTGGACGGCCGCGCTCATCTCGCACAACAGCACCGGGGAGCAGACCCAGGCCGCCATGCAGGAAATGGTCGGCTATCTGAGCGGCTTGGTCGCCGACAAGCACAGCGATCCCGGTGACGACCTGACCTCGGATCTGGTGCGGGCCCAGCCCGAACACGGACTCGCCGACGCCGAGCTGGTCGAAATGCTGTGGATCATCATCGTGGCCGGGCACGAGACCACCATGCATCTGCTCGGCAATGCGGTGGTGGCGCTCTACACCTATCCCGAACAGCTCGCGGCGGCCCGCGCCGGCGACCGGTGGGCCGAGGTCGTCGAGGAGACACTGCGCTACCGGAACGCAGCCTGCGCCATGTTCAACCGCTACGCCCTGCGCGATGTCCGGATCGCCGGTGTCGATATCCCCGCCGGTGCGATCGTCGGCTGGTACGCCGGCGTCGGTCGCGATCCGCAGAAGTACCCGGACGCCGATGTCTTCGACCTCGATCGCGATCATTCGGATCAGCTCGGATTCGGGCGCGGCCCGCACTTCTGCCTCGGCGCACACCTGGCCCGGCTGGAATCTCGCATCGCGCTGGCCACCTTGTTCGGCCGGTTCCCGGACCTGCGGCTGGCCTGCGACCCGACGGAGATCCCGTACGCGCCGCAGTTCATGACCAATGGGCCGCTCTGCGTGCCGGTCCAGCTTCAGCCCGCTGATTGA
- a CDS encoding MerR family transcriptional regulator — protein sequence MDDGALFTIGEMAERTGLTVKAIRFYSDQGIVPATTHSPGGYRLYDMAALARLELVRTLRELEVDLATVRRVLAKETSVAEVAAAHAAAVDAQIRVLRLRRAVLRAVAERESNAQEMDFMHKLVRLSEAERQRFIHDFIDDTFGGVDGNPEVVELLRSSMPELPEDPTPRQVEAWMELVELVQDPDFRDAVRRMAEYQAAERAAGDTTGLHHELTEAVREEVGRAVADGVAPGSATAAEIVDALTARYAQTFGRADDADQRRWILERLEIANDRRVERYWQLVATINEWPPMPDLGPVFTWFGDALRARLGRH from the coding sequence ATGGACGACGGAGCACTTTTCACGATCGGGGAAATGGCCGAGCGGACCGGGCTGACGGTCAAGGCGATTCGGTTCTATTCCGATCAGGGGATTGTTCCGGCGACCACGCACAGCCCGGGCGGGTACCGGCTTTACGACATGGCTGCGTTGGCGCGGCTGGAGCTGGTGCGCACGTTGCGGGAACTCGAGGTGGATCTCGCGACGGTGCGGCGGGTGCTTGCCAAAGAGACGTCCGTGGCCGAGGTTGCGGCGGCGCACGCGGCGGCTGTCGACGCTCAGATACGGGTGTTGCGGTTGCGGCGGGCGGTGTTGCGGGCGGTGGCCGAACGGGAATCGAATGCACAGGAGATGGATTTCATGCACAAGTTGGTCCGGTTGTCGGAGGCAGAGCGGCAGCGGTTCATCCACGATTTCATCGACGACACCTTCGGCGGTGTCGATGGAAATCCGGAGGTGGTCGAGCTGCTGCGCTCCAGCATGCCTGAGCTGCCGGAGGATCCGACGCCGCGGCAGGTCGAGGCGTGGATGGAGCTGGTGGAACTGGTCCAGGACCCCGATTTCCGAGATGCGGTGCGGCGGATGGCCGAGTACCAGGCCGCCGAACGCGCCGCCGGCGATACGACCGGCCTGCACCATGAGCTGACCGAAGCCGTCCGAGAAGAGGTCGGCCGGGCTGTCGCGGACGGTGTGGCGCCGGGTTCCGCAACGGCTGCCGAGATCGTCGACGCTCTCACCGCTCGGTACGCGCAAACCTTCGGCCGCGCCGATGACGCCGACCAACGCCGATGGATTCTCGAGCGCCTGGAGATCGCCAACGATCGCCGGGTGGAGCGCTACTGGCAGCTGGTTGCGACCATCAACGAATGGCCGCCGATGCCCGATCTGGGGCCGGTGTTCACGTGGTTCGGCGACGCGTTGCGAGCCCGGCTCGGCCGGCACTGA
- a CDS encoding FAD-dependent oxidoreductase, producing the protein MTNSIADVLIVGAGPVGLTAAVVLEQLGHDVVIVDSQSEGANTSRAAVVHPHTLELLEPYGVTPALVDRGLHTPTFTIRDRDELLIGVPFSDLPTAFPYTLMISQADTEKFLLARLSELGGKVVRPATVTEVVQDADGVTATFEDGKQIRARYLIGADGMHSLVRDQAGIGFTGGTYAESFTLADVRLSGGVPQNEVILYFSPAGLVVVAPLPDDMYRIVATVDEAPHDPDVSFVQRLLDERGPLAHPAVVEEVVWGSRFRVHHRIADSFRLGRILLAGDAGHVHSPAGGQGMNLGIEDAITSAEALSRVLGGEPDALLDDLAAARRRTAQNVVSMAGRLTDMATASARKRPIRNAAMRAAGKVPAVRRRLAWRLSGLDRR; encoded by the coding sequence ATGACCAACTCCATCGCAGACGTCCTGATCGTCGGAGCCGGGCCGGTCGGCCTGACCGCAGCGGTCGTGCTCGAACAACTCGGCCACGATGTCGTCATCGTCGACAGTCAGAGCGAAGGCGCGAACACCTCACGGGCCGCCGTCGTGCATCCACACACACTCGAACTGCTCGAGCCCTACGGCGTGACACCCGCGCTCGTCGACCGGGGCCTGCACACCCCCACGTTCACCATCCGCGATCGCGACGAGCTGCTGATCGGCGTCCCGTTCAGCGACCTGCCCACCGCCTTCCCCTACACCCTGATGATCTCCCAGGCCGACACCGAAAAGTTTCTGCTGGCAAGGCTTTCCGAGCTCGGCGGAAAGGTGGTCCGACCCGCCACCGTGACCGAGGTCGTCCAGGACGCCGACGGCGTCACCGCGACCTTCGAGGACGGCAAGCAGATCCGCGCCCGCTACCTCATCGGCGCCGACGGCATGCACAGCCTGGTGCGCGATCAGGCAGGCATCGGATTCACCGGCGGCACCTACGCCGAATCGTTCACCCTCGCCGACGTCCGGCTGTCCGGCGGCGTGCCGCAGAACGAGGTGATCCTGTACTTCTCCCCCGCAGGCCTGGTTGTAGTCGCACCGCTGCCGGACGACATGTACCGCATCGTCGCCACCGTCGACGAGGCACCACACGACCCCGATGTCTCCTTCGTGCAGCGGCTCCTGGACGAACGCGGCCCGCTTGCCCACCCGGCAGTGGTCGAAGAAGTGGTCTGGGGTTCACGGTTCCGCGTGCACCACCGCATCGCCGACAGCTTCCGCCTCGGCCGGATCCTGCTGGCAGGCGACGCGGGCCACGTGCATTCACCGGCCGGCGGTCAGGGCATGAACCTCGGCATCGAAGATGCGATCACCTCCGCGGAGGCCCTGTCGCGCGTGCTCGGCGGCGAACCGGACGCCCTCCTCGACGACCTCGCCGCAGCGCGCCGCCGCACCGCACAGAACGTGGTGTCGATGGCGGGCCGGTTGACCGATATGGCGACAGCATCGGCCCGTAAGCGGCCGATCCGCAACGCAGCCATGCGAGCCGCAGGCAAGGTGCCTGCGGTGCGGCGCCGACTGGCCTGGCGGCTGTCCGGGCTCGACCGTCGCTGA
- a CDS encoding TetR family transcriptional regulator encodes MRRSSEETKAVILAAARERFAADGYDRATIRAIAGDAGIDPAMVMRYFGNKERLFAAAAEFDLELPDLTAVPREQIGETLVAHFLERWERDEGLLILLRAGVTNEAVAERMRSIFAAQLGPVVALTADDIQQAPMRAGLAASQILGMALCRFVLAFPPLAGMTRQEVVAWIGPTIQRYLTGPS; translated from the coding sequence ATGAGAAGGTCCTCGGAAGAAACGAAGGCGGTCATCCTGGCCGCCGCCCGCGAGCGCTTCGCCGCCGACGGATACGACCGGGCCACCATCCGGGCCATCGCGGGAGACGCCGGGATCGACCCCGCAATGGTGATGCGCTACTTCGGCAACAAGGAGCGGCTGTTCGCCGCGGCCGCCGAGTTCGATCTGGAACTACCCGATCTGACCGCAGTGCCACGGGAGCAGATCGGTGAAACACTGGTCGCGCATTTCCTCGAGCGCTGGGAGCGTGATGAAGGGTTGCTGATCCTGCTGCGCGCCGGGGTCACGAATGAGGCCGTGGCCGAGCGGATGCGCTCGATCTTCGCGGCCCAGTTGGGTCCGGTGGTAGCGCTGACGGCCGACGATATCCAGCAGGCGCCGATGCGGGCAGGCCTGGCTGCCTCGCAAATCCTGGGGATGGCGCTGTGCCGGTTCGTGCTGGCCTTTCCGCCGCTGGCGGGTATGACTCGGCAGGAAGTCGTCGCGTGGATCGGCCCGACGATCCAGCGCTACCTGACCGGACCGTCCTAG
- a CDS encoding LysR family transcriptional regulator gives MDVHGRDLGYFVAVAEELHFGRAAERLFISQPALSKQIRALERQLGAPLFERDRRSVALPPVGAALLPHARTILAEWTSARAAVDAAKIAQAATLVIGMSTSPSRGLLPAIRSRMTEQFPQVSITLRQIGWSDPTAGLADGSTDVAFVWLPLPEQERFETVVVAHEPRNIALPASHRLAEREVIDFADVIDEPFLALPAEAGALRDYWLALDARSGRPPLIGAEITSAEETHEAVAAGLGLVLLAAGNAPLIARDEVVVRPIHGVAPAELAVARRRDDIRPLVLGYLEATRRATAERSGPHRTEP, from the coding sequence ATGGATGTGCACGGCCGGGATCTCGGCTATTTCGTCGCGGTCGCCGAGGAACTGCACTTCGGCCGGGCGGCGGAACGGCTGTTCATCTCCCAGCCCGCCTTGAGCAAGCAGATCCGCGCGCTGGAACGTCAGCTCGGCGCCCCGCTGTTCGAACGTGACCGGCGCAGCGTCGCGTTGCCCCCGGTCGGCGCCGCTCTGCTCCCGCACGCCCGCACCATTCTGGCCGAATGGACGAGCGCCCGCGCAGCCGTCGACGCCGCGAAGATCGCCCAGGCGGCGACCCTCGTCATCGGTATGAGCACCAGCCCGAGCCGCGGCCTGCTCCCGGCCATCCGCTCCCGGATGACCGAGCAATTCCCGCAGGTCAGCATTACGTTGCGGCAGATCGGATGGAGCGATCCCACGGCCGGGCTGGCCGACGGCAGCACCGATGTGGCCTTCGTCTGGTTGCCGCTGCCCGAGCAGGAGCGGTTCGAGACCGTGGTCGTGGCGCACGAACCGCGCAATATCGCGCTGCCCGCCTCACATCGGCTGGCCGAGCGGGAGGTCATCGACTTCGCCGACGTCATCGACGAGCCGTTCCTCGCCTTGCCCGCGGAAGCGGGTGCGCTCCGCGACTACTGGCTGGCCCTGGACGCTCGGAGTGGGCGGCCGCCGCTGATCGGCGCGGAGATCACCAGTGCGGAAGAGACCCACGAAGCCGTCGCCGCCGGGTTGGGCCTAGTGTTGCTCGCGGCGGGCAATGCGCCGCTGATCGCCCGCGACGAGGTGGTGGTGCGGCCGATCCACGGTGTGGCCCCGGCCGAACTGGCGGTAGCGCGCCGCCGTGACGATATTCGCCCGCTGGTGCTCGGCTACCTCGAGGCCACCCGGCGAGCCACCGCCGAGCGCTCCGGGCCGCATCGAACCGAACCCTGA
- a CDS encoding oxidoreductase: protein MNEPKVWLITGATSGFGRALTEAAIAAGDTVVAAVRRPEALDALVAAHPDQVDPVQLDVTDVARAEAVVADVLARHGRIDVLVNNAGRTQVGAVEATTDTELRDLFDVHFFGPSALIRAALPSMRERRSGAIVNLSSMGGQLSFAGFGAYSATKFALEGLSEALADEVKDFGIKVLVVEPGSFRTNLFGKNAAYFSADHPAYAETVGATKQFVQSGDGGQAGDPAKAAAAIITALNADQTPLRLPLGSDAVDAIVGHLDGVRAELDEWEKTARDTAFDE from the coding sequence ATGAACGAACCCAAGGTATGGCTGATCACCGGCGCGACAAGCGGTTTCGGTCGCGCACTCACCGAAGCCGCCATCGCGGCAGGCGATACGGTCGTCGCGGCCGTGCGCCGTCCGGAAGCACTCGACGCCCTTGTCGCCGCCCATCCGGACCAGGTCGATCCGGTGCAGCTCGACGTCACCGATGTCGCTCGCGCCGAGGCGGTGGTGGCCGACGTCCTCGCTCGCCACGGCCGCATCGACGTGCTGGTCAACAATGCGGGCCGCACCCAGGTCGGCGCCGTGGAAGCCACCACCGACACCGAACTGCGCGACCTGTTCGACGTGCACTTCTTCGGCCCCTCGGCCCTGATCCGCGCCGCGCTCCCGTCGATGCGCGAACGTCGCAGCGGTGCCATCGTCAACCTGAGCAGCATGGGCGGCCAACTGTCGTTCGCCGGCTTCGGCGCCTACAGCGCAACGAAATTCGCGCTCGAAGGGCTGTCGGAAGCCCTCGCCGACGAGGTCAAGGATTTCGGCATCAAGGTGCTCGTCGTGGAGCCGGGCTCGTTCCGCACCAACCTGTTCGGCAAGAACGCCGCCTACTTCAGCGCCGACCACCCCGCCTACGCCGAGACCGTCGGCGCCACCAAGCAATTCGTACAGAGCGGCGACGGCGGCCAGGCCGGTGATCCGGCCAAGGCAGCCGCGGCCATCATCACCGCACTGAACGCCGACCAGACCCCGCTGCGCCTGCCGCTCGGCAGCGACGCCGTCGACGCCATCGTCGGCCACCTCGACGGAGTCCGCGCAGAACTGGACGAGTGGGAGAAGACCGCCCGAGACACCGCCTTCGACGAGTAG